In the Dioscorea cayenensis subsp. rotundata cultivar TDr96_F1 chromosome 12, TDr96_F1_v2_PseudoChromosome.rev07_lg8_w22 25.fasta, whole genome shotgun sequence genome, one interval contains:
- the LOC120273534 gene encoding uncharacterized protein LOC120273534 has protein sequence MDSISLASIPSFSFPSGRHAFAPKEAFFPMISASEVGLEVRGVSLDRRVRVLTTRATAGVSSLVEQWKTEEEKERPLRVGIICGGPSAERGISLNSARSVLDHIQGEDLHVSCYYIDYELNAYAISPAQLYSNTPADFDFKLESLAQGFLSLSEFAEHLAVSVDIVFPVIHGRFGEDGGIQELLEKANVPFVGTPSNECRQAFDKYNASVELNKQGFLTVPSFLVQGDKPDKSALANWFRNNHLDESTGKVVVKPARAGSSIGVAVAYGVDDSLEKAVNIVAEGIDDKVLIEIFLEGGREFTAIVIDAGTGINSHPIVLLPTEVELSSSNNNEAIEDTIFNYRRKYLPTQQVAYHTPPRFPVNVIECIREGAALLFQRLHLCDFARIDGWFLPLPNNLLASAENDSKFGNTESGTIVFTDINLISGMEQTSFLFQQASKVGFSHSNILRTIIQRACLRFPSLRPCSNAWNKLSRRMKSSQHAKVTPKIEHTKKVFVIFGGETSERQVSLMSGTNVWLNLQGFDDLDVHPCLLAPANGYSSTKQDTDNIANSRIVWTLPYSLVLRHTTEEVFDACVEAIEPARAALTSCLRDAVMTELSEALNQHAWFTGFDIIDEPPVKYSLEQWIKLAKEAQATVFIAVHGGIGEDGTLQSLLEAAGVPYTGPGTMASKTCMDKVSTSLSLSHLTGMGVLTIPKDVRSTEELLSSPIPDIWRDLTTKLHSETLCVKPARDGCSTGVARLRSDEDLKVYTKAIRDFLPRLPANSLSKAHGVIEMPYPPPQSLIFEPFIETDEIIVSSKSVDDTARRLMWEGHSEWVEVTVGVVGKHGQMHSLSPSITVKESGDILSLEEKFQGGTGINLTPPPLSIMSENALRKCKQRIELIANTLELEGFSRIDAFVNVHSGEVLVIEVNTVPGMTPSTVLIHQALAEEPAMYPQQFFRTLLDLSSQRSN, from the exons ATGGACTCCATTTCTCTCGCTTCCATCCCCTCCTTCTCGTTTCCCTCCGGACGTCATGCCTTTGCGCCCAAAGAAGCGTTTTTTCCGATGATCTCGGCTTCCGAGGTTGGGTTGGAGGTGCGTGGTGTGTCGCTTGATagaagggttagggttttgacgACGAGAGCTACTGCTGGGGTTAGTTCTCTTGTGGAGCAGTGGAAGACTGAGGAGGAAAAAGAGAGACCTTTGCGGGTTGGAATCATCTGCGGAGGACCTTCTGCTGAGCGAGGGATCTCGTTGAACTCCGCAAGATCCGTTCTTGATCACATTCAG GGAGAGGATTTGCATGTAAGCTGCTATTACATTGACTACGAGCTTAATGCATATGCAATATCACCTGCACAG TTATATTCTAATACTCCTGCAGATTTTGATTTCAAATTAGAGAg CCTTGCACAAGGCTTTCTTTCTTTGTCTGAATTTGCAGAGCATCTTGCTGTCTCTGTGGATATAGTATTCCCTGTTATCCATGGCCGTTTTGGCGAGGATGGTGGCATTCAG GAGTTGCTTGAGAAAGCAAATGTCCCATTTGTAGGAACCCCTTCAAATGAATGTCGTCAAGCTTTTGACAAG TATAATGCTTCTGTGGAGCTCAACAAACAAGGTTTTCTCACTGTACCCAGCTTTCTAGTACAG gGAGACAAACCAGACAAATCTGCTTTGGCAAACTGGTTCAGAAACAATCATTTGGATGAGTCCACCGGGAAAGTTGTG GTCAAGCCTGCAAGGGCTGGATCAAGCATTGGTGTTGCAGTTGCTTATGGTGTTGATGATTCTCTGGAGAAAGCTGTTAATATTGTCGCTGAG GGTATTGATGACAAAGTTCTCATTGAGATTTTCCTAGAAGGTGGTAGGGAATTTACTGCTATTGTTATTGATGCTGGGACAGGAATAAATTCTCATCCCATTGTTCTCCTTCCAACTGAG GTGGAGCTCAGTTCCTCTAACAACAATGAGGCTATAGAGGATACAATATTTAATTACCGGAGGAAGTATCTTCCAACTCAGCAG GTTGCTTACCACACTCCCCCACGTTTTCCTGTAAATGTAATTGAATGTATAAGAGAAGGAGCAGCACTGCTATTCCAGCGGCTACATCTATGTGACTTTGCTCGAATTGATGGTTGGTTTTTACCTTTGCCAAATAATTTGCTAGCATCTGCCGAAAATGATAGTAAATTTGGAAATACTGAATCTGGCACGATTGTATTTACTGACATCAATTTG ATAAGCGGGATGGAGCAAACTAGCTTTTTGTTTCAACAGGCTTCGAAG GTTGGATTTTCTCATTCAAACATTCTCCGAACCATCATCCAGCGTGCTTGTTTGCGGTTTCCTTCTCTTAGGCCTTGCAGTAATGCATGGAATAAATTGTCTAGAAGAATGAAGTCTTCTCAACATGCTAAGGTTACTCCCAAAATTGAGCATACTAAGAAGGTGTTCGTGATATTTGGAGGTGAAACTTCAGAACGTCAAGTATCTCTTATGAGTGGAACCAATGTCTGGCTTAACCTGCAAGGTTTTGATGAT CTTGATGTACATCCCTGTTTGCTAGCTCCAGCAAATGGATATTCATCTACTAAGCAGGATACAGACAATATAGCAAATTCTAGAATTGTTTGGACTTTACC TTATTCCCTCGTCTTACGGCACACTACAGAGGAAGTTTTTGATGCATGTGTAGAGGCAATTGAACCAGCAAGGGCTGCTTTAACGTCTTGTTTACGTGATGCAGTGATGACTGAACTCTCAGAGGCTCTAAACCAACATGCTTGGTTTACTGGATTTGATATAATTGATGAACCACCTGTTAAATATTCATTGGAACAGTGGATCAAGCTGGCGAAGGAAGCTCAAGCAACAGTCTTCATTGCAG TGCATGGCGGAATTGGTGAGGATGGCACTCTTCAGTCTTTGTTAGAGGCTGCTGGAGTCCCTTACACAG GTCCTGGTACTATGGCTTCTAAGACTTGTATGGATAAAGTGTCTACATCTCTATCCCTTAGTCAT CTTACTGGTATGGGGGTGCTTACTATACCTAAGGATGTTCGAAGCACAGAGGAACTACTGAGTTCTCCTATACCTGATATTTGGCGTGATTTGACCACAAAGCTTCATTCTGAAACATTGTGTGTGAAACCTGCTCGTGATGGATGCTCAACTGGAGTTGCTAGGTTACG CTCAGATGAAGATTTAAAGGTTTATACCAAGGCAATCCGTGATTTTCTTCCTCGGCTTCCAGCTAATAGTTTGTCAAAG GCACATGGGGTCATTGAGATGCCATACCCTCCTCCAcaatctttaatttttgaaCCTTTTATTGAGACTGACGAGATTATTGTTTCATCCAAATCAGTGGATGACACTGCTCGCCGACTCATGTGGGAAGGACACAGTGAATGGGTTGAAGTGACTGTTGGTGTGGTGGGTAAACATGGACAAATGCATTCTCTGAGTCCTAGTATTACTGTTAAAGAATCTGGCGACATTTTATCcctggaggagaaatttcaAG GTGGTACTGGCATCAACCTGACTCCACCGCCGCTGTCAATTATGAG TGAAAATGCTTTGCGAAAATGCAAACAGCGGATTGAACTTATAGCAAATACCCTGGAATTGGAAGGTTTTTCACGCATTGATGCATTTGTAAACGTGCACTCTGGCGAG GTGTTGGTGATCGAAGTCAACACCGTACCAGGGATGACGCCGTCAACCGTCTTAATTCATCAG GCACTTGCAGAAGAACCAGCAATGTATCCACAACAATTTTTCCGAACATTACTCGACTTGTCTTCGCAGAGATCCAATTAA